The following is a genomic window from Lysinibacillus sp. G4S2.
GGAGCTAGATGCTGTTGATCAACTCTTAAAGAATAATGCAAATGTCATTGCAAACAAGCCGATACTTCCGCTTGAATTGGACAAAATCTACATTAAGAAATGGTGGAGTTTTTAACTTCTTTTAGCAAATATTCTTTGTAGCGAAAGTGAAACGTCAGCTACAGAAGTCTCCTACCTCTATAGGTGGTGAGATGAATACGAATTTTAGTTGCTTTTCAGCGGGTGTCCAAACACCCTCTGAAAGAAGTTAAAGCCTCCGGCGGATGTCACGGAATCGGAGAGGAGTGCTTAGGGGATGTTAGCCTAAAATCATCGCATCCATGCGATAACGGCTAACTGACCCGCGTCGTGCAGGCCTAAGCACAAAGCCGGTTCCGGACGCAATTATGCCGAGGCATAATTGATCAATCTAACTAGAATTGAGCGTGATTCCCAGATGAAAATGTGTTACACGCTACTGTTTAGCGCCCTTATATTTATGAGCTTAATGCAACCTGTTGAAGGGATTTATCATAAATTAACATTGTTGATTAGCCTAGTAATAATCCTGCTATCCTTTCTAATGCATAAAAAAATAATCATCCAAAATGTACAGGCTAGCTTGTTTTTTAGTTTATATACTTTTTTTTGTGTCATTTCTGCAGGGGTCAACCAGGATATAGGGCTATTAAAAAATAGCCTTCAGTTATTTTGCATTTTTTTAGCTGTAGCGATTTTCTTTAATGATATCGTGAGAAAGCATGTTAAAGAAATTGTCCTTAATGGTGTTTTATTAGCTTATATACCATTTCTTATTTTATGTTTTCGAGAAAATCATTTTATGTATGGTGCTTTTGCAGGAGTATTTGAAAATCCAAACACATTAGGATTTTCTATGATAGGTTTGACGATTGTGATACTGATGAAGCTATATGAAATCATAATTGCCATGTTAGAGGGACATCGACAGCTGAAATTGACCATTTGTTTAGGGGTCTATACAATTTTTTATTTATTTGCTTTGTATGTCATTATGTTGTCAAATGCGCGTACATCATTATTAACAATTGCCGTTGTGACAGCAGCGATGATTGTCTTAGTAGTAAAAAGGATGAAAAAAAGATTTTTGCCATTACTAAAATTTATTTTTTTATTAATAGCAGCTTGTTTATTACTAGTAATAACTATTTATGAAGTTGACATGATGCAGAAGGCCTTTCAAAGTATTCTTTTAAAAATGGAGAAAAAATCTACAAATATTACAGATGGTCGTCTTGATATTTGGAAATATGTATTTGAGCAATTTAGTTTTTGGGGACATGGTGCTGAATCACTATGGGCAATAGGAGTTTCTCATGCGCACAATACATTTGTCAATATATTGCAGGAGGCGGGTTTACTACCACTAGTATGTTATGCTGTCTTTCTTTTATCGATTGCGAAAGATCATAGCCAAATGGACAAACAACTAGTAGTATTTACAGTTTTCGTCATTGTCGCTGCACTTGGTGTATCTACATTTGAAATTCTCTATTTTAATGTGCTTCATATACTTGTCTTCGTAGTAAGTGGATTTGATAGAAATAAAAACATGACATCGTAGTTATTGCAAAATATTTGCCGAATAACTGTAGGACTTGCTTAATATACTTAATTAATATTACAATTATCCGCATTTGTAGGAGGGAATCTATTTTTGTGAATGAAGAAATTACGGTGCAAAGTATAATAAAAACATTGCAAAAACGCTGGTTCTTTATCCTAGTGCTTACAATGTTGTCGGTTGGTATTGCCGCCATGTTAAGCTTTTTTGTTTTAACACCTATATATGAAGCGGAAACACAAATATTAGTGAATCAAAAAAGCTATGATAATCAGCAATTAGTAGGGGCACAAAATGTTGATACGGATCTTCGGCTAATTAATACGTACAATGTCATTATTAAAAGCCCCGCTATTTTAACGAAGGTGGTTGATAAGCTGTCGCTAACGACCACACCGGAACAATTAATGAATCAAATAGACGTCTCTAGTGCAAGTAATTCTCAAGTAGTAAATATTCGTGTACAAGATGAGAATGAGTCTAGGGCAGTAGAAATTGCCAATACAGTTGCCGAAATTTTTAAAGAAGAAATTCCCGTGCTCATGCATGTGGACAATATTAATATTTTGTCTGTTGCGAAATCTAGTGAAAATGCAGCACCTGTTAAACCAAATAAAATTTTTAATTTACTAATAGCCGCTATCGTTGGTTTCGCTCTTGCCCTTTTGCTTGCCTATATGATGGAAACATTTGATAAGACAATCAAAACTGAACGTGATATCGAAGAAATTTTATCACTTCCGGTTATCGGGGTGGTCAGTAATATAGAGCCGCAAACAGGAAAAAAGTCTAAGTCTAGGGGGAACCCATAATGTTTTCAATGCGAAGGAAAAAGAAGAACAAATCACTGATGGCCCGCAAGCTAGTTACTGTTTCTGATGCTAAATCAATTCCATCTGAGCAGTTTCGAACGATTCGCACAAATATTAAATTTGCACAACCAAATCAAGATGTGAAAACTATTTTAGTAACCTCCTCCATTCCTGGTGAAGGAAAGTCTACTAACGCAGCGAATATCGGTGTCGTTTTTTCACAAGAGGGGAAGAAGGTATTAATTGTCGATGCTGACATGCGTAAGCCGACTCTCCACCATACATTTCATCTCGCAAATAGTGTGGGTCTCTCCTCTATATTATCTAGGCAGGAAAAATTTCTAGATGTTATCCAAAAAACGTTTGTAGAAGGAGTGGATATTGTTGCAAGTGGACCAATTCCACCAAACCCAACAGAGCTACTGGCATCTGAAACGATGATATCTTTTATGGCGATTGCCAAAGAAAAATACGATATCGTTATTTTCGACGCCCCGCCTTTATTATATGTATCGGATGCACAAATTTTATCCAATAAATGTGATGGCACAATATTAATAGTCAATTCAGGTACTGTTGGGAAAGCTGCGGTATTAAAATCAAAGTCCATATTAACGATTTCTCAAGCCAATATTTTAGGGATTGTCTTGAATAATTTTAAAATGAAGTGCAATAAGTACTATCAATATTATGGAATAGAGTAAGGGTGACATAAAAATCTATGAAGAAGATTTTGCATATTATTCCTACTACAGATTTTGGCGGAATTACAACGATGATATTAGACATTTGGGCTAATACAAATAAGTCAGTGTACCACTTTGATTTTGTAGTGTTCAACAAGGGAAGATATCATGACACTTTTATAGAACATGGTTCCAAATTGTTTTATCAAAAATATATTACGAAGCAGGGTCCTCTTGCCTATATGATGAAAATATACAAAATAATTAAAGACAATGGATATGATGCAGTGCATGATCATACGGGTTATCGCGCTATTTTTACATTGTTAGCAGCACGATTGGCTGGCGTCAAATGTAGAGTGTTACACAGTCATACAAATGTTGCGGAAGAATGGAGTAATAAATATTTTTTATCTTTCCTAAAAAAAATAAGTGTGATGAATGCGACTAAGCTCGTTGCATGTAGTACACATGCAGGAGAATTTTGCTTTGGTGAGAAATCCTTTGACATTTTATTTAACCCAATGGATATCAATAAAATAAAATATCTCTCACAGACAGAAAAGAAATTATTAAAAAAAGAATTGGGAATTAGTGAAAATGATTTAGTTTTAGGACATATTGGACGTTTTGTTCCTGTGAAGAATCAGCAGTTTTTATTGAAACTTGCTACGAGATTAAAGCAAAAACATATTAATTTTAAATTGATTTTTATTGGAGAGGGTCCTTTAGAGGAAGAAATTCGTCTGTTGGTCGAGCGCAATCAATTACAGGAATCTGTAAGACTGTTAGGGCAACGTGCTGATATTATCAACCTTCTTCAGTTGTTCGATAAATTTATTTTACCATCTAAATATGAGGGATTTGGAATTGTCCTATTAGAAGCACAAGTATGTGGCACGCCATCAATTGTTTCTACAACTGTACCAAGAGACGTAGATCTTAATATTGGCCTAATTCAGTATTTGGATATTAATGGAAATATTGAAGATTGGCTACAAGAAATCAACAGAAAGAATGAACCGATTGAACTGAATAGCATCGTGCATGGAATCGAAAACAAAGGATTGGATGCAGAAGATATTGCAAAAAAAATGTGTTCTTACTATATATAAACCGAAGCGACGAATACTCAAGTAACCTAAACCTCTGCTCAGGTAGTGGGCTCAACCGCTCGGGTAACCGGAGGAACTGTTCAGGTAGTGGGCTCAACGTCAGGTAGTGGGCTCAACCGCTCGGGTAACTGGAGGAACTGATCGGGTAGTGGGCTCAATCGCTCGGGTAACCGGAGAAACTGCTCAGGTAGGGGACTCAATCGCTCGGGTAACCGGAAGAACAGCTCTGGTAAGCAGAGGACCTGCTCAGGTGGAAGACTCAACCGCTCTTATAAGAGATTCAAAGAATTCGTTCAGGTAAAAGCATCACCCCTTTAGGCCCTAATGTAAGCAAATATAATCTAAACTCATGATTAAAAAGAGGATGATCGTATACAAAAAAAGATTAAAGTTACTCATATCATAACTGCGATTGGCTTTGGAGGAGCGGAAACTATGCTTTATCGATTATTACAATCTGTTGATAGAGATTTGTATGAGGTAGATGTTATTTGTTTGACGGAGATGGATGTGTATGGCGAGTTAATTCAACAGCAATTAAATATGAATGTTTATATTTGTGATTTGAGATCTAATTTCCTACGCTCATTACTAAAGTGTTTTAAAGTATGTAAAAATAGCGATATTATCCAAACGTGGATGTACCATTCAAACTTATTGGGTTATCTGATTTCAAGAGTTTGGAGAAAAAAGTTAATTTGGGGGATTCACCATAGCAATTTAGATAAAAAGGAAAATAAATGGACAACGATTTTAATTGCAAAGCTTTGTGCGAGATTATCTAAAAAGGTGGATATGATTATTTCCTGTGGTCCAAAAGTAAAAGAGATTCATGAAGAAATTGGCTACGACAGTCATCAACATAAGGTCATCGTCAATGGTATAAATACGGAACTGTTTAAGCCTGGTATCAAGAGGCAATATTATTTCGAGCATTTTGATGTAGAGAATCGACATATTTTATTACATGTTGGCAGATGGGACCCTTTGAAGGATTATAAAAATTTAATTGCTAGTTTACAGCTGTTAAGGCTTGAAAGACAGGATTTTTATATGTTTTTAGTAGGGCTTGAAATAGATGAGAATAATAGTGAGTTACTTCAAATGATAAAGGATGCCCATTTAGAGGAAGTCATTTTTTTATTAGGCGGTAGAGATGAT
Proteins encoded in this region:
- a CDS encoding O-antigen ligase family protein; translation: MKMCYTLLFSALIFMSLMQPVEGIYHKLTLLISLVIILLSFLMHKKIIIQNVQASLFFSLYTFFCVISAGVNQDIGLLKNSLQLFCIFLAVAIFFNDIVRKHVKEIVLNGVLLAYIPFLILCFRENHFMYGAFAGVFENPNTLGFSMIGLTIVILMKLYEIIIAMLEGHRQLKLTICLGVYTIFYLFALYVIMLSNARTSLLTIAVVTAAMIVLVVKRMKKRFLPLLKFIFLLIAACLLLVITIYEVDMMQKAFQSILLKMEKKSTNITDGRLDIWKYVFEQFSFWGHGAESLWAIGVSHAHNTFVNILQEAGLLPLVCYAVFLLSIAKDHSQMDKQLVVFTVFVIVAALGVSTFEILYFNVLHILVFVVSGFDRNKNMTS
- a CDS encoding Wzz/FepE/Etk N-terminal domain-containing protein, producing MNEEITVQSIIKTLQKRWFFILVLTMLSVGIAAMLSFFVLTPIYEAETQILVNQKSYDNQQLVGAQNVDTDLRLINTYNVIIKSPAILTKVVDKLSLTTTPEQLMNQIDVSSASNSQVVNIRVQDENESRAVEIANTVAEIFKEEIPVLMHVDNINILSVAKSSENAAPVKPNKIFNLLIAAIVGFALALLLAYMMETFDKTIKTERDIEEILSLPVIGVVSNIEPQTGKKSKSRGNP
- a CDS encoding glycosyltransferase, which produces MGFGGAETMLYRLLQSVDRDLYEVDVICLTEMDVYGELIQQQLNMNVYICDLRSNFLRSLLKCFKVCKNSDIIQTWMYHSNLLGYLISRVWRKKLIWGIHHSNLDKKENKWTTILIAKLCARLSKKVDMIISCGPKVKEIHEEIGYDSHQHKVIVNGINTELFKPGIKRQYYFEHFDVENRHILLHVGRWDPLKDYKNLIASLQLLRLERQDFYMFLVGLEIDENNSELLQMIKDAHLEEVIFLLGGRDDISPLMSAADLFVLSSSGEGLPNVLVEALASGTCCITTDVGDCKYLVGEFGETVTAKDANALSQAMNKALNYSSKQYAEKARLGREHVLANFNIKQVIEQYQSLYPMVLPKNIYERN
- a CDS encoding CpsD/CapB family tyrosine-protein kinase, translating into MRRKKKNKSLMARKLVTVSDAKSIPSEQFRTIRTNIKFAQPNQDVKTILVTSSIPGEGKSTNAANIGVVFSQEGKKVLIVDADMRKPTLHHTFHLANSVGLSSILSRQEKFLDVIQKTFVEGVDIVASGPIPPNPTELLASETMISFMAIAKEKYDIVIFDAPPLLYVSDAQILSNKCDGTILIVNSGTVGKAAVLKSKSILTISQANILGIVLNNFKMKCNKYYQYYGIE
- a CDS encoding glycosyltransferase, with the translated sequence MKKILHIIPTTDFGGITTMILDIWANTNKSVYHFDFVVFNKGRYHDTFIEHGSKLFYQKYITKQGPLAYMMKIYKIIKDNGYDAVHDHTGYRAIFTLLAARLAGVKCRVLHSHTNVAEEWSNKYFLSFLKKISVMNATKLVACSTHAGEFCFGEKSFDILFNPMDINKIKYLSQTEKKLLKKELGISENDLVLGHIGRFVPVKNQQFLLKLATRLKQKHINFKLIFIGEGPLEEEIRLLVERNQLQESVRLLGQRADIINLLQLFDKFILPSKYEGFGIVLLEAQVCGTPSIVSTTVPRDVDLNIGLIQYLDINGNIEDWLQEINRKNEPIELNSIVHGIENKGLDAEDIAKKMCSYYI